A part of Gossypium hirsutum isolate 1008001.06 chromosome A07, Gossypium_hirsutum_v2.1, whole genome shotgun sequence genomic DNA contains:
- the LOC121232135 gene encoding chitin elicitor receptor kinase 1 codes for MLKLISILLLLISISSISVESRCSRGCDLALASYYVWQGSNLTFISQILNSSLVPYSTTNFDSILAYNPQVANKDSVEAFSRLNIPFPCDCINNDFLGHVFTYSVQPGDTYDKIAGYYSNLTTAAWLRPFNSYPETNIPDSGVVNVVVNCSCGDSAISKDYGLFVTYPLRENETLDTVLTQANLSSDLSGLVRLYNPGVNFSSGSGLVYIPGRDAENSFRPLKSSKGISGGVIAGIAIAAVVVSLLLAFGIYVKFFRKKSKTTSLLSTVSHDVSAEAGNVFGSKEAESTGTVAASPGLTGITVDKSVEFSYEELAQATDNFSMANKIGEGGFGAVYYANLRGEEAAIKKMDMQASKEFLAELKVLTRVHHLNLVRLIGYCVEGSLFLVYEYIENGNLSQHLRGSSREPLPWSTRVQIALDSARGLEYIHEHTVPVYIHRDIKSANILIDKKFRAKVADFGLTKLTEVGSASLPTRLVGTFGYMPPEYAQYGDVSPKIDVYAFGVVLYELISAKEAIVKANGSLAESKGLVALFEDALDEPDPKKGLCRLIDGRLGDNYPLDALFKMAQLAKACTKENPQLRPSMRSIVVALMTLSSSTEDWDVGSFYENQALVNLMSGR; via the exons AGCCTCGTACCGTACTCAACTACTAATTTCGATTCAATCCTTGCTTATAACCCACAAGTTGCGAACAAAGACAGTGTCGAAGCTTTTAGCAGGCTTAACATCCCTTTCCCTTGTGATTGCATCAATAACGATTTCCTTGGCCATGTTTTCACCTACTCGGTTCAACCGGGCGATACTTACGATAAAATCGCTGGTTATTATTCCAATTTGACGACGGCAGCTTGGTTGCGGCCGTTTAATAGCTATCCTGAGACCAATATACCCGATAGTGGGGTGGTTAATGTGGTGGTTAATTGTTCGTGCGGAGATTCTGCTATTTCCAAGGATTACGGTTTGTTTGTTACGTATCCGCTCCGGGAAAATGAGACTTTGGATACTGTGTTGACTCAGGCGAATTTGTCATCGGATTTATCAGGGTTGGTGCGGCTTTACAACCCGGGGGTAAATTTCAGCTCAGGGTCTGGCTTGGTGTATATTCCGGGCAGAG ATGCTGAAAATAGTTTTCGTCCCCTCAAATCAAG CAAAG GAATTTCTGGTGGAGTAATCGCCGGGATAGCTATAGCAGCCGTAGTGGTATCACTATTGCTGGCATTTggtatttatgttaaatttttccGAAAGAAGTCAAAGACAACATCATTGCTTTCGACGGTTTCCCATGACGTATCGGCTGAAGCTGGGAATG TTTTTGGAAGCAAAGAAGCAGAATCAACTGGAACTGTTGCTGCTTCTCCCGGCCTTACCGGCATTACTGTAGACAAATCAGTTGAGTTCTCATATGAAGAACTTGCCCAAGCAACTGATAATTTCAGTATGGCTAACAAGATTGGTGAAGGTGGCTTCGGGGCTGTTTACTATGCAAATTTGAGAGGCGAG GAAGCTGCAATCAAGAAGATGGATATGCAGGCATCCAAAGAATTTCTGGCTGAATTGAAGGTTTTGACACGTGTTCATCACCTGAACCTG GTGCGTTTAATTGGATACTGTGTTGAAGGATCTCTTTTCCTAGTGTACGAATACATCGAGAATGGCAATCTAAGCCAGCATTTGCGAGGATCAA GCAGGGAGCCACTTCCTTGGTCTACTCGCGTGCAAATTGCCCTTGACTCAGCCAGAGGTCTTGAATATATCCATGAGCATACGGTCCCTGTTTACATTCACCGTGACATTAAATCAGCTAATATATTGATAGACAAAAAGTTCCGTGCAAAG GTTGCCGATTTTGGATTAACGAAACTGACAGAAGTCGGAAGTGCATCACTACCCACACGTCTTGTTGGGACATTTGGATACATGCCACCAGA ATATGCGCAATACGGTGATGTTTCTCCTAAAATAGATGTATATGCCTTCGGGGTCGTGCTGTATGAGCTTATTTCCGCTAAAGAAGCTATTGTCAAGGCAAATGGTTCTCTCGCTGAATCAAAAGGTCTTGTTGCCCTG TTTGAGGATGCTCTTGATGAGCCTGATCCTAAAAAAGGCCTTTGCAGACTTATCGATGGAAGGCTCGGAGATAATTACCCACTAGACGCTCTATTCAAG ATGGCTCAGCTTGCGAAAGCGTGCACAAAAGAAAATCCTCAGCTACGACCGAGTATGAGATCCATAGTAGTCGCTTTAATGACCCTTTCATCGTCAACAGAGGATTGGGATGTTGGTTCTTTCTATGAAAATCAAGCTCTCGTCAACCTTATGTCCGGAAGATAA
- the LOC107945007 gene encoding 1-aminocyclopropane-1-carboxylate oxidase 1-like, whose translation MVKFPVINMEKLNGEERAATMELIKDACENWGFFEVLNHGIPYDFMDKIESLTKEHYKKCMEQRFKELVASKALEGLQAEVTDMDWESTFYLRHLPESNMAEIPDLTDEYRKVMKEFALKLEKLAEELLDLFCENLGLEKGYLKKAFYGAKGPTFGTKVSNYPPCPTPDKIKGLRAHTDAGGIILLFQDPQVGGLQLLKDGEWVNVPPLRHSIVINLGDQLEVITNGQYKSVEHRVIAQTDGARMSIASFYNPGSDAVIYPAPALLEKEEEEKKGLYPKFVFEDYMKLYALLKFQAKEPRFEAMKAIATA comes from the exons ATGGTAAAATTTCCAGTGATCAACATGGAGAAACTCAATGGTGAGGAGAGAGCAGCAACCATGGAGTTAATCAAAGATGCATGCGAGAATTGGGGCTTCTTTGAG GTGCTAAATCATGGGATTCCCTATGATTTCATGGACAAAATTGAAAGCTTGACGAAAGAGCATTACAAGAAATGCATGGAGCAAAGGTTTAAGGAATTGGTGGCAAGCAAGGCCCTTGAGGGTCTCCAGGCTGAGGTTACTGATATGGACTGGGAAAGTACCTTCTATTTGCGCCATCTCCCTGAATCAAATATGGCTGAAATCCCAGATCTAACCGATGAATACAGGAAGGTGATGAAAGAATTTGCATTGAAATTGGAGAAACTAGCAGAGGAGCTGCTGGACTTGTTCTGTGAGAACCTTGGTCTCGAGAAAGGGTACCTCAAAAAGGCTTTCTATGGGGCAAAAGGTCCCACCTTTGGCACCAAAGTTAGCAACTACCCACCATGCCCCACCCCAGATAAAATCAAGGGACTCAGAGCCCACACGGACGCCGGTGGCATCATATTGCTGTTCCAAGACCCCCAAGTGGGCGGCCTTCAGCTTCTTAAAGACGGGGAATGGGTGAATGTTCCTCCTTTGCGCCACTCCATTGTCATCAACCTCGGGGACCAGCTGGAGGTCATCACCAACGGTCAATATAAGAGCGTGGAGCATAGGGTGATTGCCCAAACCGACGGTGCTCGGATGTCGATAGCTTCGTTCTACAATCCCGGCAGCGACGCCGTTATATACCCGGCGCCGGCCTTGctggagaaagaagaagaagagaagaaaggaTTGTACCCAAAATTTGTGTTCGAAGATTACATGAAGCTTTACGCTTTGCTTAAATTCCAGGCCAAGGAACCGAGGTTTGAAGCCATGAAAGCCATTGCAACAGCTTAA
- the LOC121232136 gene encoding 40S ribosomal protein S27-2 has product MVLQNDIDLLNPPAELEKKKHKLKRLVQSPNSFFMDVKCQGCFNITTVFSHSQTVVVCGNCQTVLCQPTGGRARLTEGCSFRKKGD; this is encoded by the exons ATG GTTCTCCAAAACGACATCGATTTGTTGAACCCTCCGGCCGAGCTCGAGAAGAAGAAGCACAAGCTCAAGCGTCTTGTTCAATCTCCCAATTCCTTCTTcatg GATGTCAAATGTCAAGGCTGCTTCAACAT AACAACCGTATTTAGCCACTCTCAAACTGTGGTGGTGTGTGGAAACTGCCAGACGGTTCTGTGCCAGCCGACCGGCGGTAGAGCTAGACTCACCGAGGGCTGCTCTTTCAGGAAAAAGGGTGACTAA
- the LOC121232364 gene encoding uncharacterized protein has product MAICDSNAILSSSEKSGGLSKGKRCPHFGDFVDFSELHDLGFSRPLFTWHRGFLFEKLDRDLGNEAWISNFPNCMVSHLPKIKSDHHLLLLVLNLNIALLRERPFRFLAGWVEHSDFDYFLKKNWKYSGNISNSLGKLAHHLNEWNKIFYGNITTRKRDLIKRIANIQKRSDFSSSYRFNQVDLSLH; this is encoded by the coding sequence ATGGCTATATGTGATTCCAACGCAATCCTTTCCTCTTCTGAGAAATCTGGAGGACTTTCTAAGGGCAAGAGATGTCCACATTTTGGTGACTTTGTTGACTTTTCTGAACTTCATGATTTAGGGTTCAGTAGACCTCTCTTCACTTGGCATAGGGGTTTTTTGTTTGAGAAATTAGATCGTGATTTAGGAAATGAGGCTTGGATTAGTAATTTTCCTAATTGTATGGTCTCTCATCTCCCGAAGATTAAGTCAGATCATCACCTTCTTCTTTTGGTGCTAAATTTGAATATTGCTCTCCTTCGGGAAAGACCTTTTAGATTTTTAGCTGGATGGGTTGAACATTCGGACTTTGattattttttgaagaaaaattggAAATACTCCGGTAATATTTCTAATTCTCTTGGTAAGCTTGCTCATCATCTCAATGAGTGGAATAAAATTTTTTATGGTAATATCACCACTCGCAAGAGAGACCTTATCAAAAGAATTGCCAACATTCAGAAGAGAAGTGATTTCTCTAGTTCTTACCGCTTCAATCAGGTAGATTTGTCTCTTCACTAA